In Quercus lobata isolate SW786 chromosome 12, ValleyOak3.0 Primary Assembly, whole genome shotgun sequence, a genomic segment contains:
- the LOC115970985 gene encoding uncharacterized protein LOC115970985, translating to MVYLFLSEPLWDGDGDDSSCIRISLLNKLESVICSFLMTSEGRSEARLWLCNAIAGMSSVTSYHQRELFVNLLRSNKSPKRALLASQLLQLIFEKRPQIMGSIIANKSYMLKKFFEGNSRRILLWFSNFAAGGGVEHRKGAKALSQFAFVNRDICWEELEWKGKHGQSPAMVATKPHYFLDLDVQLTVENFLENVPEFWSSNEFAESVKDGEILFIDREFFLQYFVDLMYKEDSTDVWEVINKFLIEESFSSLCHRLLIVLEERDLNNFLVLLGKLLNPKLEPKNFSNSSYLFEVIVSKCSDCGSIDQMLLLNAVINQGRQLLRLLRDEEGQEEHAKIKDIVSQICAIPSNANSLVPIFMKCFKTKTVKAIKWLGLQSWVLYYRLSEDCQTPESWESLFKDNDIGFRTSNKYELLHHDDLSEKSGSDLDHKASVRVKHRKKGKRKRRKKNFSHDDTYDIELPDFDTTNRVLGLQANAGSWLLCIDGYSVSWSSADLPEYLSKHCLSTWMKWIFAKWE from the exons ATGGTGTATTTGTTTTTGTCAGAGCCCTTATGGGATGGGGATGGGGATGACTCTTCCTGTATTAGAATCTCTCTCTTGAATAAATTGGAATCAGTCATTTGCTCATTCTTGATGACGTCTGAAGGTCGGTCAGAGGCTCGACTATGGCTTTGTAACGCTATAGCAGGCATGAGTTCTGTCACTTCCTACCATCAGCGCGAGTTATTTGTTAATCTGTTGAGATCTAATAAGTCACCAAAGCGGGCCTTGTTAGCATCTCAACTCCTGCAATTGATATTTGAGAAAAGGCCACAGATAATGGGCTCCATCATTGCCAACAAAAGTTACATGCTAAAGAAGTTTTTTGAAG GAAATTCTAGACGTATATTGCTATGGTTTTCTAATTTTGCTGCCGGTGGTGGAGTGGAGCACAGAAAAGGTGCTAAGGCACTATCCCAATTTGCTTTTGTAAATCGTGATATCTGTTGGGAGGAGCTTGAATGGAAGGGAAAACATGGACAGTCGCCTGCTATGGTTGCTACAAAGCCCCATTACTTTCTAGATTTGGATGTCCAACTAACTGTCGAGAATTTCCTGGAAAATGTTCCTGAATTTTGGTCATCCAATGAATTCGCTGAGTCAGTCAAAGATGGTGAAATTTTGTTCATTGATAGAGAATTCTTTTTACAGTATTTTGTTGATTTGATGTACAAAGAGGATTCAACAGATGTATGGGAAGTCATAAACAAGTTCCTAATTGAGGaatctttctcttctttgtgtCACCGCCTTCTTATTGTTCTTGAAGAGAGGGACTTGAATAATTTCCTGGTATTGCTTGGTAAACTTCTGAACCCCAAACTGGAACCTAAGAATTTTAGTAATTCATCTTACTTGTTTGAGGTTATAGTTTCTAAGTGCAGTGACTGTGGATCAATTGATCAGATGCTATTGTTAAATGCGGTTATTAATCAAGGACGCCAACTTCTTCGGCTTCTACGTGATGAAGAAGGCCAGGAGGAACATGCAAAAATCAAAGACATTGTGTCACAGATATGTGCAATACCAAGCAATGCCAATAGTTTGGTGCCCATTTTTATGAAGTGCTTCAAAACAAAGACCGTTAAAGCAATAAAATGGCTAGGGCTTCAGTCTTGGGTTTTGTACTATAGATTGTCAGAGGATTGCCAGACTCCCGAGTCTTGGGAATCATTATTTAAGGATAATGATATAGGTTTTCGCACATCGAATAAGTATGAATTGCTACATCATGATGATTTATCTGAAAAAAGTGGTTCTGATTTGGATCATAAAGCATCAGTTAGAGTTAAGCAcaggaagaaaggaaaaagaaagagaagaaaaaaaaacttttctcaTGATGACACTTATGACATTGAGCTACCAGATTTTGATACTACAAACAGGGTGCTGGGTTTGCAAGCCAATGCTGGAAGTTGGTTGCTCTGTATTGATGGGTATTCTGTGTCTTGGAGCAGT